From a region of the Fibrobacter sp. UWB16 genome:
- a CDS encoding HD-GYP domain-containing protein, translating to MSNERAKILIVDDDAMNRVVLSDLLCDEYDIIEAKDGDEAIEILGTKAKDITLVLLDMIMPGRDGLEVLEVMNDKGWIKGTPVVMISAETSTPQVERAFSLGVTDFIYRPFDQMVVQTRVRNTINLYVKQMQLSELVTDKIYERTRNSDMLISILSHIVEFRNGESGQHVLHIKKITDILLRALLKRTNEYNITEEEIGTIATASSMHDIGKITIPDEILNKPGKLTKEEFEIMKQHSMNGAKMLDAIQFFKNEPLMKFAYNICRWHHERWDGRGYPDGLKGNEIPISAQVVSVADVYDALTSERCYKKAFSHEKALEMIRNNECGVFNPLLLECLGDVADTLPKELNDQRTSKLSDADFAKIARSIFESTEDTESHIFQQYVNERKKSKFFASLQRGVTFEYTYEPPLLKLEAKNAKALSFPKTMVEPENNSEFWNIFGRENWDEFVKLLHDPQLNNDSFTFNSEMRVKGEKRPCKIKVQQCWNRRDPEHPELISVYGNVEFIK from the coding sequence ATGAGCAACGAACGTGCAAAAATTTTGATTGTCGATGATGACGCCATGAACAGAGTCGTACTTTCGGATCTGCTCTGTGACGAATATGATATCATCGAAGCAAAAGACGGTGACGAAGCCATCGAGATTCTCGGTACAAAAGCCAAAGATATTACGCTTGTCCTGTTGGACATGATTATGCCCGGGCGCGATGGACTCGAAGTTCTCGAAGTCATGAACGATAAAGGATGGATCAAAGGAACCCCAGTCGTCATGATTTCGGCAGAGACATCTACGCCACAAGTAGAAAGAGCATTTTCGCTCGGCGTGACCGACTTTATTTACCGCCCGTTCGACCAGATGGTCGTGCAAACGCGAGTCCGCAACACAATCAATCTATACGTGAAACAGATGCAGCTTTCGGAACTCGTAACTGACAAGATTTACGAGAGAACTCGAAACAGCGACATGCTGATTTCCATTCTGAGCCACATCGTTGAATTCCGTAACGGCGAAAGCGGCCAGCACGTCTTGCACATCAAAAAGATTACCGATATTCTTTTACGCGCGCTCCTCAAGCGAACCAACGAATACAACATCACCGAAGAAGAAATCGGCACCATAGCAACGGCTTCTTCGATGCACGACATCGGGAAGATTACAATTCCTGACGAAATTTTGAACAAGCCAGGCAAGCTCACGAAAGAAGAATTCGAAATCATGAAGCAACACTCCATGAACGGCGCCAAGATGCTTGACGCCATCCAGTTCTTCAAGAACGAGCCTCTGATGAAGTTTGCTTATAACATTTGTCGTTGGCACCATGAACGCTGGGACGGCCGCGGCTACCCCGACGGCCTCAAGGGTAATGAAATTCCTATCAGTGCACAGGTTGTCTCTGTTGCCGACGTTTACGACGCACTTACTAGCGAACGTTGCTACAAGAAGGCGTTCAGCCACGAGAAGGCTCTTGAGATGATTCGCAATAACGAATGCGGCGTCTTCAACCCGCTCCTCCTGGAATGCCTCGGCGATGTCGCCGACACGCTGCCTAAGGAACTGAACGACCAACGCACGAGCAAGTTGAGCGATGCGGACTTTGCTAAAATCGCACGTTCCATTTTCGAAAGTACCGAAGACACAGAAAGCCACATTTTCCAGCAATATGTCAACGAGCGTAAAAAAAGTAAGTTCTTTGCATCACTGCAAAGAGGAGTTACGTTCGAATACACGTATGAACCGCCCCTACTCAAGCTTGAAGCAAAAAATGCAAAGGCATTGAGTTTCCCGAAGACTATGGTCGAGCCCGAAAACAACAGCGAATTCTGGAACATCTTCGGGCGCGAGAATTGGGATGAATTTGTAAAGTTGTTGCACGATCCGCAGCTGAACAATGATTCGTTTACGTTCAACAGCGAAATGCGAGTCAAAGGCGAAAAGCGCCCGTGCAAGATTAAAGTCCAACAGTGCTGGAATAGGCGCGACCCGGAGCACCCAGAGCTCATTTCGGTGTACGGGAATGTAGAATTTATTAAATAA
- a CDS encoding acyltransferase: MPKPANYFPAIDGLRLLASLNIVMLHLGSSNALMYMSDCKWVMPIISAPAFAAGIFYVLAGFLFASKYSDPERSIPVIPFMFSRIAKLYRLHFFMTLLMFVLIVFKMSGYTHLPAFSEIGDCASAGLAKMFHPWRSLLMHLTLTWSIAPDLGMKLNEPSWSLTSFFLCYAITPWFSRWLIKQNRRTLWILFGGVFVPGIFWAVVYGNSGNLWFDGFDAKYRFFHMFAPVRVFEYLFGMVLYRLYNEGVFEVFKKDYVSGVAQALLLLALYGSLFLMRPDINPGYNYFIHHSLPIFIYGMFVVSLLSGKGFLARFFCIPLVRRVGRASFYPYLIHLPIITFAWGICNLNRPKNTILLLLFVYTVSTLYMEFKIWRRKKAKAKA; this comes from the coding sequence ATGCCGAAACCAGCAAATTACTTCCCCGCAATAGACGGTCTCCGTCTCCTCGCAAGCCTGAATATTGTCATGCTCCATTTGGGCAGTTCTAACGCCCTTATGTACATGTCCGATTGCAAGTGGGTGATGCCCATTATCTCGGCGCCTGCCTTTGCTGCGGGCATCTTCTACGTGTTGGCCGGTTTCCTCTTTGCAAGCAAGTATAGCGACCCGGAACGCAGCATTCCGGTGATCCCGTTCATGTTCAGTCGCATCGCAAAACTTTACCGCTTGCACTTCTTCATGACGCTTCTCATGTTTGTGCTGATTGTGTTCAAGATGAGTGGCTACACGCATTTGCCTGCGTTTTCCGAAATTGGTGATTGTGCTTCGGCGGGATTAGCTAAGATGTTCCACCCGTGGCGGAGCTTGCTCATGCACCTAACGCTCACGTGGTCGATCGCCCCGGATCTTGGCATGAAGTTGAATGAACCGTCCTGGTCTCTTACGAGCTTTTTCCTCTGCTATGCGATTACGCCGTGGTTCAGCCGTTGGCTTATCAAGCAGAACCGTCGTACGCTCTGGATTCTCTTTGGCGGTGTGTTTGTTCCGGGAATTTTTTGGGCGGTTGTATATGGCAATTCGGGCAATTTATGGTTTGATGGTTTCGATGCCAAGTACCGCTTTTTCCACATGTTTGCGCCTGTACGCGTTTTTGAATATTTGTTTGGCATGGTGCTTTACCGCCTTTACAACGAGGGCGTTTTTGAGGTCTTTAAAAAGGATTATGTAAGTGGCGTTGCTCAGGCGCTTTTGCTCCTCGCACTTTACGGAAGCCTCTTCCTCATGCGTCCTGATATTAACCCTGGGTATAATTACTTTATCCACCACAGCCTTCCGATTTTCATTTACGGCATGTTTGTGGTGAGCCTTCTTTCGGGCAAGGGCTTCTTGGCGAGATTCTTCTGCATCCCGCTTGTGCGTCGTGTTGGCCGTGCGTCTTTCTACCCGTACTTGATCCATCTGCCCATCATTACATTTGCATGGGGCATTTGCAACCTGAACCGTCCGAAGAATACCATCCTTTTGCTCCTCTTTGTCTATACGGTCAGCACACTTTACATGGAATTTAAAATCTGGCGCCGTAAAAAAGCAAAAGCAAAGGCCTAA
- a CDS encoding hybrid sensor histidine kinase/response regulator has translation MDCLESSELTHAILSSAGVGLWTIEVDEGHPPRMYADKALLQILGFPEETLPEDLYNLWCNNVDLSYYEAYAEFVDQMTRGEMSELEYAWNHQSRGVIFLQNHGKRNDKYTRGMRLEGCCTDVTEQVEFKMHVRELDQYSDIANTLGDGFDNIYYVDINDNSFIEFNAQGVVKTLDAKNCNDFFVGFEQALEKVVYREDWDAVKNFVDKEKLLHGLEKDRAVSVSFRFSFDGRLVYYRLKAAKTPDSENHIVVTLENVDEEESAKAERKAIANRDMAVISGLSDDFGCVVYVDYETLSEVHYRFDPMFDEMVPGWSKIDNFGKRLEVLVNTVVHPSDRESFCAATEPAKVLDMVEHEHMYFVNFRLQVNGEDVYYQIKFVKDENFKNHVIAGFHSVDAETKREMASLEKAELANKAKSAFLFNMSHDIRTPLNAMIGFTDMAVKNIDDKAKALDCLSKSKLSSEHLLSLINDVLDMSRIESGKVELDLNPVNLNENGEDYVPMLRSLAEKKNVHFEFSHHDITNAYVYVDFLRMNQVIINVVSNAVKYTPSGGSVTVDVCQIPSDREGFGLYQFVIQDTGIGMSAEYQQHLFDEFSRERTSTVSKQQGTGLGLAITKRIIDMMEGSIEVESKVGEGSKFTIRIPMRIQEHPENVEQVRFAHSEEEPVSFEGFKILVVEDNELNLEISKDILESAGVVVESAEDGSIAVERLKEKGPDYYDCILMDIQMPVMDGFEATRTIRKMFPDKRIPIIALSANAFDEDRRKSLEAGMDGHLAKPIVIAQLEDSLKKYLKK, from the coding sequence ATGGACTGTCTTGAATCGTCAGAATTGACTCATGCGATTCTATCGAGTGCAGGCGTCGGCTTGTGGACGATCGAAGTCGATGAAGGTCACCCTCCACGAATGTATGCCGATAAAGCTCTTCTCCAGATTCTTGGATTCCCTGAAGAAACGCTCCCCGAAGACCTCTACAATTTATGGTGCAATAACGTAGACCTCTCATATTACGAGGCTTATGCTGAATTTGTGGACCAGATGACTCGCGGTGAAATGTCCGAACTGGAGTACGCCTGGAACCACCAGTCGCGCGGGGTCATATTCCTGCAAAATCATGGCAAGCGCAATGACAAGTACACGCGCGGCATGCGTCTTGAAGGCTGCTGCACCGACGTGACGGAACAGGTCGAATTCAAGATGCACGTGCGCGAACTCGACCAGTATTCCGATATTGCAAACACGCTTGGCGATGGTTTCGATAATATTTATTACGTCGATATCAACGACAACTCGTTCATTGAATTTAACGCCCAAGGTGTCGTGAAGACTCTCGATGCCAAGAACTGCAATGACTTTTTTGTGGGTTTTGAACAGGCTCTTGAAAAGGTTGTGTACAGGGAAGACTGGGATGCAGTCAAGAATTTTGTAGACAAGGAAAAGCTGTTGCACGGCTTGGAAAAAGACCGAGCGGTGTCTGTCTCTTTCCGTTTTTCGTTTGACGGGCGTCTAGTATATTACCGTTTAAAAGCGGCGAAGACTCCTGATTCAGAAAATCACATCGTCGTGACGCTTGAAAACGTCGATGAAGAGGAATCCGCCAAGGCCGAACGCAAGGCGATTGCAAACCGCGACATGGCTGTGATTTCAGGCTTGTCCGATGACTTCGGCTGCGTGGTGTACGTGGATTACGAGACTCTTTCCGAGGTGCATTACCGCTTTGACCCCATGTTTGATGAGATGGTTCCGGGGTGGTCCAAAATCGACAACTTCGGTAAACGTCTGGAAGTGCTTGTTAATACCGTTGTTCACCCGAGCGATCGCGAATCGTTCTGCGCCGCGACTGAACCTGCAAAAGTACTTGACATGGTCGAACATGAACACATGTACTTCGTCAACTTCAGATTGCAGGTCAATGGTGAAGATGTTTATTACCAGATTAAATTTGTCAAGGACGAAAATTTCAAGAACCATGTAATTGCCGGTTTCCATAGCGTCGATGCCGAAACAAAACGCGAAATGGCGAGCCTTGAAAAAGCCGAACTTGCAAACAAGGCGAAGAGCGCGTTCCTCTTCAACATGTCTCATGACATCCGCACGCCGCTTAACGCGATGATTGGCTTTACCGATATGGCGGTCAAGAATATTGATGACAAGGCCAAGGCGCTGGATTGCCTCAGCAAGTCGAAACTTTCGAGTGAACACCTTTTGTCCTTGATCAACGATGTGCTGGATATGTCGCGCATTGAAAGCGGCAAGGTGGAACTGGACTTGAATCCGGTCAACTTGAACGAGAATGGCGAAGACTATGTTCCGATGCTCCGTTCCCTTGCCGAAAAGAAAAACGTGCATTTCGAGTTCAGTCACCACGATATCACGAATGCCTATGTGTATGTAGACTTTCTGCGCATGAACCAGGTGATTATCAATGTGGTTTCGAATGCGGTGAAATATACGCCGTCGGGCGGCTCGGTCACTGTTGACGTATGCCAAATCCCATCGGATCGCGAAGGCTTTGGACTATACCAGTTTGTCATTCAGGATACGGGAATCGGCATGAGCGCCGAATACCAGCAGCACCTTTTTGACGAGTTCTCCCGCGAGCGGACTTCTACGGTGAGTAAGCAGCAGGGAACTGGCCTTGGGCTTGCCATTACCAAGCGCATTATCGATATGATGGAAGGCTCTATCGAAGTGGAAAGCAAGGTGGGTGAGGGATCCAAGTTTACTATCCGTATCCCGATGCGCATTCAGGAACATCCCGAAAATGTTGAACAGGTGCGTTTTGCTCATTCGGAAGAAGAGCCTGTTTCATTCGAAGGGTTCAAGATTTTAGTTGTCGAGGACAACGAACTGAATCTCGAAATATCCAAGGATATTTTGGAAAGTGCAGGTGTCGTCGTAGAATCTGCCGAAGACGGCTCTATCGCTGTAGAACGTTTAAAAGAAAAAGGCCCGGACTATTACGATTGCATTTTGATGGACATCCAGATGCCGGTGATGGATGGCTTTGAAGCGACACGCACCATCCGCAAGATGTTCCCGGACAAGCGCATTCCGATTATTGCGCTTTCTGCAAATGCATTTGATGAAGACCGTCGTAAGTCCCTTGAAGCGGGCATGGATGGACATTTGGCAAAGCCCATCGTCATTGCCCAACTCGAAGACTCGTTAAAAAAATATCTCAAGAAATAA
- a CDS encoding Hpt domain-containing protein — protein sequence MTLSEFYSSLGESLNEVLERLRMESRVAKYLGLFLNDPSFNELKTAFANNDAKTAFRAAHTLKGVAANLGLNKLSASSSELTEDLRPEAFTANSQALLEKVEADYNVAVNGIKQLE from the coding sequence ATGACACTCTCTGAATTTTACAGCTCTCTCGGTGAATCGTTGAACGAAGTTCTTGAAAGACTCCGCATGGAATCTCGCGTTGCAAAATATTTGGGACTTTTTTTGAACGACCCGAGCTTTAACGAACTCAAAACAGCCTTTGCAAACAATGATGCAAAGACTGCATTCCGTGCAGCACACACGCTTAAGGGCGTTGCCGCCAATCTAGGGCTGAACAAGCTCTCCGCATCGAGTAGCGAACTCACCGAAGACCTGCGTCCGGAAGCATTCACCGCAAACTCGCAAGCACTCTTGGAAAAAGTCGAAGCGGACTACAATGTTGCAGTCAATGGGATAAAGCAATTGGAATAA